A genomic stretch from Ficedula albicollis isolate OC2 chromosome 4A, FicAlb1.5, whole genome shotgun sequence includes:
- the LOC101805728 gene encoding protein eva-1 homolog C-like isoform X2 codes for MAGLVPPAVAVALLCFAARLEASPELSGYLRKVLRNHTAHTCDGEQLLIVCPRRTTISILGAFYGRRVPSTDLCPSPESASQESTECTSATAHLKLLAECQDQQWCQFSVHSQVFGPDPCPGTHKYLIASYKCRPGNHRVKTVCENDKLRLQCRPKSILAIYSASYGRFLRGKPECDALNSGGPHIECVAPDALRRVSKKCHRKGNCTVAADKATFGDPCLPGTRKQLRVSYTCVPKQLLEEVGPDTSDPFLLSDYMHGVPEKVALYFLCGVSGGLMLLLCIISPKTTFLQEMGEALKDPELGSSLELGRTKLRDEQDEDVADDSSSDSSFRRLTRTYRATDSIFGPELTAAMEGAVEHQGHTGDEIWMPKESSPYAIHKIKSATK; via the exons ATGGCCGGGCTGGTCCCGCCGGCGGTCGCCgtggccctgctctgctttgctgctcgTCTGGAGGCCAGCCCGGAGCTGTCCG gGTACCTGCGCAAGGTGCTGAGGAACCACACTGCCCACACCTGCgatggagagcagctcctcatcGTCTGCCCTCGCAGAACCACCATCAGCATCCTCGGGGCCTTCTACGGGCGCCGAGTGCCCAGCACTgacctctgccccagccctgagaGTGCCTCCCAGGAGAGCACCGAGTGCACGTCTGCCACCGCCCACCTG AAGCTGCTGGCCGAGTGCCAGGACCAGCAGTGGTGCCAGTTCTCAGTGCACAGCCAGGTCTTTGGGCCAGACCCGTGTCCTGGGACACACAAGTATCTCATCGCTTCCTACAAGTGCCGGCCAG GGAACCATCGGGTCAAGACCGTGTGCGAGAATGACAAGCTCAGGCTGCAGTGTCGACCAAAATCCATCCTGGCCATTTATTCTGCAAGTTATGGACGATTCCTGCGGGGCAAACCGGAGTGTGATGCCTTGAACAGTGGAGGACCCCATATAG AGTGTGTGGCTCCAGACGCTCTGCGCAGGGTCTCCAAGAAGTGCCACCGCAAGGGGAACTGCACCGTGGCTGCTGACAAGGCCACCTTCGGGGACCCCTGCCTCCCCGGCACGAGGAAGCAGCTGCGAGTCTCTTACACCTGTG TgcccaagcagctgctggaggaggtgggCCCCGACACCTCGGACCCCTTCTTGCTCTCGGACTACATGCACG GCGTCCCGGAGAAAGTTGCCCTCTACTTTCTTTGTGGAGTCTCAGGAGGcctcatgctgctgctgtgcatcaTCAGCCCCAAAACGACCTTCCTCCAGGAAATGGGGGAGGCTCTCAAAGACCCcgagctgggcagcagcttgGAGCTGGGCAGGACCAAGCTGCGGGATGAGCAGGACGAGGACGTGGCGGATGACAGCTCCTCAGACTCCTCCTTCCGCCGCCTGACCCGCACCTACCGCGCCACGGACAGCATCTTCGGCCCCGAGCTGACGGCGGCCATGGAGGGGGCCGTGGAGCACCAGGGCCACACTGGGGACGAGATCTGGATGCCCAAGGAGTCAAGCCCGTACGCCATACACAAGATCAAATCAGCCACCAAATAG
- the LOC101805728 gene encoding protein eva-1 homolog C-like isoform X1 yields MAGLVPPAVAVALLCFAARLEASPELSGYLRKVLRNHTAHTCDGEQLLIVCPRRTTISILGAFYGRRVPSTDLCPSPESASQESTECTSATAHLKLLAECQDQQWCQFSVHSQVFGPDPCPGTHKYLIASYKCRPGNHRVKTVCENDKLRLQCRPKSILAIYSASYGRFLRGKPECDALNSGGPHIECVAPDALRRVSKKCHRKGNCTVAADKATFGDPCLPGTRKQLRVSYTCVPKQLLEEVGPDTSDPFLLSDYMHGGWYKGPRFSRLQEDRMIFTSSLAAFAHLWGVPEKVALYFLCGVSGGLMLLLCIISPKTTFLQEMGEALKDPELGSSLELGRTKLRDEQDEDVADDSSSDSSFRRLTRTYRATDSIFGPELTAAMEGAVEHQGHTGDEIWMPKESSPYAIHKIKSATK; encoded by the exons ATGGCCGGGCTGGTCCCGCCGGCGGTCGCCgtggccctgctctgctttgctgctcgTCTGGAGGCCAGCCCGGAGCTGTCCG gGTACCTGCGCAAGGTGCTGAGGAACCACACTGCCCACACCTGCgatggagagcagctcctcatcGTCTGCCCTCGCAGAACCACCATCAGCATCCTCGGGGCCTTCTACGGGCGCCGAGTGCCCAGCACTgacctctgccccagccctgagaGTGCCTCCCAGGAGAGCACCGAGTGCACGTCTGCCACCGCCCACCTG AAGCTGCTGGCCGAGTGCCAGGACCAGCAGTGGTGCCAGTTCTCAGTGCACAGCCAGGTCTTTGGGCCAGACCCGTGTCCTGGGACACACAAGTATCTCATCGCTTCCTACAAGTGCCGGCCAG GGAACCATCGGGTCAAGACCGTGTGCGAGAATGACAAGCTCAGGCTGCAGTGTCGACCAAAATCCATCCTGGCCATTTATTCTGCAAGTTATGGACGATTCCTGCGGGGCAAACCGGAGTGTGATGCCTTGAACAGTGGAGGACCCCATATAG AGTGTGTGGCTCCAGACGCTCTGCGCAGGGTCTCCAAGAAGTGCCACCGCAAGGGGAACTGCACCGTGGCTGCTGACAAGGCCACCTTCGGGGACCCCTGCCTCCCCGGCACGAGGAAGCAGCTGCGAGTCTCTTACACCTGTG TgcccaagcagctgctggaggaggtgggCCCCGACACCTCGGACCCCTTCTTGCTCTCGGACTACATGCACG GTGGCTGGTACAAAGGGCCCAGGTTCTCCAGGCTCCAGGAAGACCGCATGATTTTTACTAGCTCTCTGGCAGCTTTTGCCCACCTCTGGG GCGTCCCGGAGAAAGTTGCCCTCTACTTTCTTTGTGGAGTCTCAGGAGGcctcatgctgctgctgtgcatcaTCAGCCCCAAAACGACCTTCCTCCAGGAAATGGGGGAGGCTCTCAAAGACCCcgagctgggcagcagcttgGAGCTGGGCAGGACCAAGCTGCGGGATGAGCAGGACGAGGACGTGGCGGATGACAGCTCCTCAGACTCCTCCTTCCGCCGCCTGACCCGCACCTACCGCGCCACGGACAGCATCTTCGGCCCCGAGCTGACGGCGGCCATGGAGGGGGCCGTGGAGCACCAGGGCCACACTGGGGACGAGATCTGGATGCCCAAGGAGTCAAGCCCGTACGCCATACACAAGATCAAATCAGCCACCAAATAG